A region from the Natronoarchaeum mannanilyticum genome encodes:
- a CDS encoding DUF7345 domain-containing protein, with product MESTAEGDRTAERLRGVATGTTVALALLLAVAGVGIATADGVADGGAATTELDAASAAAQADGPPIGAAYQQEIDPDSVRLTISVDADGSARWRIEYWTELNDDNETEAFEQLQADVAANPDEYTARFANRTNRTVASAENATGREMSAGEFGVSATKETIPQEYGVLTYTFEWRGFAAVDGDRLRIGDAIEGFYLNDQTRLVVGWPGEYRLVSATPDADEQRDDAVLWRGSQTDFVTGEPRVVVEAGDGTSGSGGDNDGGSDDGGDGPSGGTDDGGSPLLWIGAALALLALAGGGLAFLRRNGDDADEAAGAGGVAASRDPNSANVEDDRTVDDDAGSDVDDAAGADDEEDDTDDDAEDAAGDGPPSELLSNEERVQQVLADNGGRMRQQELVEETGWTEAKTSQVVGEMRESGALETFRLGRENVLKLPDDDEEEDHI from the coding sequence ATGGAGTCGACAGCGGAGGGCGACCGCACGGCCGAGCGTCTGCGCGGCGTCGCGACCGGGACCACCGTCGCGCTGGCGCTCCTGCTCGCGGTCGCCGGAGTGGGGATCGCGACGGCCGACGGCGTCGCGGACGGCGGAGCGGCGACGACGGAACTCGACGCCGCGTCCGCGGCGGCGCAGGCCGACGGACCGCCGATCGGAGCGGCGTACCAGCAGGAGATCGATCCCGACAGCGTGCGCCTGACCATCTCGGTCGACGCCGACGGATCGGCGCGCTGGCGGATCGAGTACTGGACGGAGCTGAACGACGACAACGAGACCGAGGCGTTCGAACAGCTCCAGGCCGACGTCGCGGCCAACCCCGACGAGTACACCGCCAGATTCGCCAACCGGACGAACCGAACCGTCGCGAGCGCCGAGAACGCCACCGGCCGCGAGATGAGCGCCGGCGAGTTCGGCGTCAGCGCGACCAAGGAGACGATTCCCCAGGAGTACGGCGTCCTGACGTACACGTTCGAGTGGCGCGGCTTCGCGGCCGTCGACGGCGATCGGCTGCGGATCGGCGACGCGATCGAAGGATTCTACCTGAACGACCAGACGCGCCTCGTCGTCGGATGGCCCGGCGAGTACCGGCTCGTCTCGGCGACCCCCGACGCCGACGAGCAGCGGGACGACGCGGTGCTCTGGCGCGGCAGCCAGACCGACTTCGTCACCGGCGAGCCCCGCGTCGTCGTCGAGGCGGGCGACGGAACCAGTGGCAGTGGTGGCGACAACGACGGCGGTAGCGACGACGGCGGCGACGGCCCATCCGGCGGGACCGACGACGGCGGATCGCCGCTGCTGTGGATCGGCGCCGCGCTCGCGCTCCTCGCGCTGGCCGGCGGCGGCCTGGCGTTCCTGCGGCGAAACGGGGACGACGCCGACGAAGCCGCTGGGGCGGGCGGTGTAGCGGCGTCGCGCGATCCGAACTCCGCCAACGTCGAGGACGACAGGACGGTCGACGATGACGCCGGTTCGGACGTCGATGACGCCGCCGGCGCGGACGACGAGGAGGACGATACGGACGACGACGCCGAAGACGCCGCGGGCGACGGGCCGCCGTCGGAACTGCTGAGCAACGAGGAGCGCGTCCAGCAGGTGCTGGCGGACAACGGCGGCCGGATGCGCCAGCAGGAACTCGTCGAGGAGACGGGCTGGACGGAGGCCAAGACCAGCCAGGTCGTCGGCGAGATGCGCGAGTCGGGCGCGCTCGAGACGTTCCGCCTCGGTCGCGAGAACGTGCTGAAGCTCCCGGACGACGACGAGGAGGAAGACCATATATGA
- the nirK gene encoding copper-containing nitrite reductase, which translates to MFDTNRRRVLQGAGAMSGLALAGCTGEAPSAEEPTNETEPQPQQTEPTLDVDRVAAEPTDIPDPIDRDEPAEVDVTLRPEEVTAEVEDGVTFTYMTYNGQVPGPFIRVRQGDTLNVTFENPEGNDLPHNVDFHACYGPGGGAEATMTSPGETAHLKFEAQYPGAFIYHCAVPNMDMHISAGMFGMILVEPKEGLPEVDQELYIGQHELYTNKETGAEGHHKFDMESMAAEEPTYVVMNGEAYAMTPDGYGHAAEVETGQTARVFMVTGGPNLTSSFHPIGNVWSDIWAEGALSSDPERNVQTKPVAPGSCAVATMDFPVPGAVKLVDHALSRVARKGCMATVNATGEERPELFDPEPQ; encoded by the coding sequence ATGTTCGACACCAACCGACGACGCGTGCTCCAGGGCGCCGGCGCGATGTCCGGTCTCGCGCTGGCGGGCTGTACGGGCGAGGCGCCGAGCGCAGAGGAACCGACCAACGAAACGGAGCCCCAGCCCCAGCAGACCGAGCCGACGCTGGACGTCGACCGCGTCGCGGCGGAGCCGACCGACATCCCGGATCCGATCGACCGGGACGAGCCCGCCGAGGTCGACGTGACGCTCCGTCCCGAGGAGGTGACCGCCGAGGTCGAGGACGGCGTCACGTTCACGTACATGACCTACAACGGGCAGGTTCCGGGGCCGTTCATCCGGGTCCGCCAGGGCGATACGCTCAACGTGACCTTCGAGAACCCCGAGGGGAACGACCTGCCCCACAACGTCGACTTCCACGCGTGCTACGGGCCGGGCGGCGGCGCCGAGGCGACGATGACCTCCCCGGGCGAGACGGCCCACCTGAAGTTCGAGGCCCAGTACCCCGGCGCGTTCATCTACCACTGCGCCGTGCCGAACATGGACATGCACATCAGCGCGGGTATGTTCGGCATGATCCTCGTCGAACCGAAGGAGGGGCTCCCCGAGGTCGACCAGGAGCTGTACATCGGCCAGCACGAGCTGTACACCAACAAAGAAACGGGCGCCGAGGGCCACCACAAGTTCGACATGGAGTCCATGGCGGCCGAGGAGCCGACCTACGTCGTGATGAACGGCGAGGCGTACGCGATGACCCCCGACGGGTACGGCCACGCCGCCGAGGTCGAGACGGGCCAGACCGCCAGGGTGTTCATGGTCACCGGCGGGCCGAACCTCACCAGCAGCTTCCACCCGATCGGGAACGTGTGGAGCGACATCTGGGCGGAGGGCGCGCTCAGCTCCGATCCGGAGCGCAACGTCCAGACCAAGCCGGTCGCGCCCGGTAGCTGTGCGGTCGCGACGATGGACTTCCCGGTCCCCGGCGCGGTGAAGCTGGTCGACCACGCGCTCAGCCGGGTCGCCCGGAAGGGCTGCATGGCGACGGTCAACGCCACGGGCGAAGAGCGACCCGAGCTGTTCGACCCCGAACCCCAGTAG